One window of Mediterraneibacter butyricigenes genomic DNA carries:
- a CDS encoding lantibiotic protection ABC transporter ATP-binding protein, giving the protein MDMILKTTDLCKNFKGQMAVNNVSLNIRRNSVYGLLGPNGAGKSTILKMLTGILRPTSGSIEFDGHPWKRNDLEHIGALIEMPPLYENLTAYENLKVRTTLLGLDDARINEVLQIVQLTNTGKKRAGQFSLGMKQRLGIAIALLNSPQLLILDEPTNGLDPLGIEELRELIRSFPCKGITVILSSHILSEVQQIADHVGIIAGGVLGYEGELRAGEDLEQLFMDVIRRNGKEGY; this is encoded by the coding sequence ATGGATATGATTTTGAAAACGACTGACCTCTGCAAAAATTTCAAGGGGCAAATGGCGGTAAACAATGTGTCACTGAACATCCGGCGCAACTCGGTTTATGGTCTGCTGGGGCCGAATGGGGCTGGCAAATCCACGATCTTAAAAATGCTCACCGGCATTTTGCGCCCCACATCGGGAAGCATCGAGTTTGACGGCCACCCGTGGAAGCGGAATGATCTGGAGCATATCGGTGCTTTGATTGAGATGCCCCCGCTTTACGAAAATCTGACTGCATACGAAAATCTCAAAGTCAGAACTACATTGCTCGGCCTGGACGATGCACGAATTAACGAGGTATTGCAAATTGTCCAGCTCACGAATACCGGCAAGAAACGGGCCGGGCAGTTTTCTCTTGGTATGAAGCAGCGGCTTGGTATTGCTATTGCATTGCTGAACAGTCCCCAGCTTTTGATTCTGGATGAACCGACTAACGGCCTTGACCCTTTAGGGATTGAGGAACTTCGAGAGTTAATTCGCTCTTTTCCCTGCAAAGGGATTACAGTTATTTTGTCCAGCCATATTCTGTCAGAAGTCCAGCAGATTGCAGATCATGTGGGTATCATTGCTGGCGGCGTCCTTGGATATGAGGGAGAGCTTCGCGCCGGTGAAGATTTGGAACAACTCTTTATGGATGTTATTCGCAGAAATGGTAAGGAGGGATATTAA
- a CDS encoding helix-turn-helix transcriptional regulator, which yields MELSIQIKKYRTELHLSQEELAEKVYVTRQTISNWENEKSYPDLHSLLLLSSLFNVSLDQLIKGDIEKMKEIISEQEIKKFNYYGSIYTVHLAVLIISAVPLFMWLGRYAYIPFGILFIITEYWALKVEKLKKKNDIQTYKEIVAFTEGKKLDELHKAVEVGKRPYQNILKVIISAGVTAMICFLIGVLMHLFLN from the coding sequence ATGGAGCTGAGTATACAGATAAAAAAATACCGAACAGAGCTTCATCTATCACAGGAGGAATTGGCAGAAAAGGTATATGTAACAAGACAGACAATTTCTAATTGGGAAAACGAAAAGAGTTATCCTGATCTTCATAGCCTGTTACTTCTTAGTTCATTGTTTAATGTATCTCTCGATCAATTAATTAAAGGAGATATAGAGAAAATGAAAGAAATTATTAGCGAGCAAGAAATTAAAAAGTTTAATTATTATGGTTCCATCTATACAGTTCATTTGGCCGTGTTGATTATATCGGCAGTACCTTTGTTTATGTGGCTCGGAAGGTATGCGTATATTCCGTTTGGGATTTTATTTATTATTACAGAGTACTGGGCGTTAAAGGTTGAAAAACTAAAAAAGAAAAATGATATACAAACCTATAAGGAAATTGTTGCATTTACGGAGGGAAAAAAATTGGATGAACTTCATAAGGCAGTTGAAGTGGGAAAACGTCCTTATCAAAATATATTAAAGGTTATTATCAGTGCGGGTGTTACAGCGATGATTTGCTTCTTAATTGGAGTACTGATGCACTTATTCTTGAATTAA
- a CDS encoding response regulator transcription factor, whose product MTHLLVVDDEVSILELIKNSLGKDGYLITVCQNADDVDIKKLHFYDLILLDVMMPGTDGFEFCKQIRNMVDCPILFLTAKTLEEDILFGLGIGADDYITKPFRIQELRARVAAHLRREKREHHSTLSFEPDIRFDLSAKVLYVSEQPVPLTKSEYSICEYLAKNRGQVFTKEQIYEAVFGFDGIGDNSTISTHIKNIRAKLEHFKISPISTVWGIGYKWE is encoded by the coding sequence TTGACCCACTTACTTGTAGTTGACGATGAAGTTTCTATCTTGGAATTGATTAAGAACAGTTTGGGGAAAGATGGATATTTGATAACAGTCTGTCAAAATGCGGATGATGTAGACATCAAAAAGCTGCATTTCTATGACCTCATTCTTTTGGATGTGATGATGCCTGGCACAGACGGGTTTGAGTTTTGCAAACAGATCAGGAATATGGTAGACTGCCCGATTCTCTTTCTGACCGCAAAGACATTAGAGGAAGATATATTGTTTGGATTGGGCATCGGTGCGGATGATTATATTACGAAACCTTTTCGTATTCAGGAGCTTCGCGCCCGTGTCGCGGCACATTTACGCAGAGAAAAAAGGGAGCATCACAGCACACTTTCATTTGAGCCTGATATAAGATTTGACCTTTCCGCAAAGGTACTGTATGTTTCAGAACAGCCGGTTCCCCTTACCAAAAGCGAGTATTCAATCTGTGAATACCTTGCGAAAAACCGGGGACAGGTTTTTACAAAAGAACAAATCTATGAAGCCGTTTTCGGGTTTGATGGAATAGGCGATAACTCTACGATCTCAACGCATATAAAAAATATTCGTGCGAAATTGGAGCATTTCAAAATAAGTCCGATCAGCACCGTATGGGGGATAGGATATAAATGGGAGTGA
- a CDS encoding lantibiotic immunity ABC transporter MutG family permease subunit, with product MVSVVRCWKAEYQKCKHSILLYMHSMIPIICAAIFAGYYHISRWELATKISAYLEVLAVAFPFLIGIIVGLVVQIENQAGHYQLLLGTIPSRMATYIGKLGFLMICAFGATFLALGTFAALYRDAPASLYLKAEILLLITMLPIYLIHLFVGMSFGKGASMGLGIAGSLIAALMITGLGDATWKYIPWAWGVRAMDYTVLAWDSPQLYAQVKTDFFSGMIISVCCTVCLLIASLVWFHGWEGGKNSE from the coding sequence ATGGTATCTGTGGTTCGCTGCTGGAAAGCAGAATATCAGAAGTGTAAACATAGCATTTTGCTCTATATGCACAGCATGATTCCGATTATATGTGCGGCGATTTTTGCGGGTTACTATCATATATCCAGATGGGAACTGGCAACCAAAATCAGTGCCTATCTGGAAGTGCTGGCCGTTGCGTTCCCGTTTCTGATCGGCATTATTGTGGGCCTGGTTGTTCAGATCGAAAATCAGGCCGGGCATTATCAGCTTTTGTTGGGAACAATCCCATCTCGCATGGCAACGTATATTGGTAAACTTGGTTTTCTGATGATCTGTGCTTTTGGCGCAACATTTTTAGCGTTAGGAACATTCGCTGCACTATATAGGGATGCTCCGGCAAGCCTTTACCTGAAAGCAGAGATTCTATTGTTGATTACCATGCTTCCCATTTACCTGATTCATTTGTTTGTGGGAATGAGCTTCGGAAAAGGTGCATCTATGGGATTGGGAATTGCAGGGAGTTTAATAGCTGCCCTTATGATAACAGGGCTTGGTGACGCTACATGGAAATATATTCCCTGGGCCTGGGGCGTTCGTGCTATGGATTACACTGTGCTTGCATGGGATAGCCCCCAACTGTATGCACAGGTAAAAACCGATTTTTTCAGCGGTATGATTATTTCTGTATGCTGCACTGTTTGTCTGCTGATTGCCAGTTTGGTTTGGTTTCATGGTTGGGAGGGAGGTAAAAACAGTGAATAA
- a CDS encoding DNA-binding protein, giving the protein MQNKLFLKAADICELLEVKQTSAYEIIGNLNKELEEQGYLTLRGKVPTKYFVKR; this is encoded by the coding sequence ATGCAGAACAAATTATTTTTAAAGGCAGCCGATATATGTGAACTTCTGGAGGTAAAACAGACATCGGCTTATGAGATCATTGGCAATCTGAATAAGGAGCTGGAAGAACAGGGATATTTGACGCTTAGAGGAAAAGTTCCGACAAAGTATTTTGTGAAGCGGTAG
- a CDS encoding NisI/SpaI family lantibiotic immunity lipoprotein — protein sequence MNKKCLFAVVIVLVSLICLSACGALRDTADKNKALNESLPYYELNAANYDEISYNGLTYTITDECLEMSELQEEIGQVSKRFKNVAGEDFSFGYVYSIVDVDISNAVAVNINNEYRKADIKNNDE from the coding sequence GTGAATAAAAAGTGCCTGTTTGCCGTGGTAATTGTGCTTGTAAGTCTTATATGCTTATCGGCCTGCGGTGCGCTCCGCGATACCGCCGATAAAAATAAGGCGTTAAATGAATCTCTGCCGTATTATGAGCTGAACGCCGCAAACTATGATGAAATTTCATATAACGGCCTGACATATACCATAACGGATGAATGTCTTGAAATGTCAGAACTGCAAGAAGAAATCGGGCAGGTATCGAAACGCTTCAAAAATGTGGCGGGGGAAGATTTCAGTTTCGGCTACGTTTACAGTATTGTGGATGTGGATATAAGCAATGCCGTAGCTGTAAATATCAACAATGAATATCGGAAAGCTGACATTAAAAATAATGATGAGTAA
- a CDS encoding zinc-ribbon domain-containing protein, whose protein sequence is MFCPKCGNEIKEAAKFCPKCGKELVNQQGSAQQNSNQAQNSQQNKNVKKHTMKTISSKNMEQTTISDFGEDLVSGNIKERHFAKFYTLVKREKRMGMLVYLTILLAFVATLVIGSFPEAISEYGFFSGIFQAIFTAIVLPTFTWCLFQLILNGFGQACMRLIVGASKIERQDMIESITIPVEAIIAEARRNGLTLPNDIKVYQMKTDEAVVYAFGMNSIGVSYAMTELPEEVFKAKVLAELYRIHVMDPDYLLFMLGSNLISIILGLFAIVVGWFYMTFGDRRKGLLTESDSMMGALLFASSIVCLSAWMGVCFLFIRGGVRANQFEADRYVAQCGYGEALCLYLDNCMPREFKFGLKLLEMGHPSRNHRIAALQKLGVAYKA, encoded by the coding sequence ATGTTTTGTCCAAAATGTGGGAATGAAATTAAAGAAGCAGCAAAGTTTTGTCCCAAATGTGGGAAAGAACTAGTAAATCAACAAGGAAGTGCTCAACAAAATAGTAATCAAGCTCAAAATTCACAGCAAAATAAAAATGTTAAAAAGCATACAATGAAAACCATAAGCAGTAAGAATATGGAACAGACTACAATATCTGACTTTGGAGAAGACCTTGTTTCTGGTAACATCAAAGAAAGACACTTTGCAAAATTTTATACACTTGTTAAAAGAGAAAAGAGAATGGGTATGCTCGTATATTTGACCATACTTCTTGCATTTGTTGCCACCTTAGTAATCGGGTCATTTCCGGAAGCTATAAGTGAGTACGGTTTTTTTTCGGGAATTTTTCAGGCAATATTTACGGCAATCGTGTTGCCTACTTTTACCTGGTGTTTATTTCAGTTAATCTTAAATGGATTTGGACAAGCCTGCATGAGATTGATTGTTGGTGCATCGAAAATCGAACGCCAGGATATGATAGAATCAATTACAATACCTGTGGAAGCGATTATCGCAGAAGCACGCCGGAACGGACTGACTCTTCCAAATGATATCAAAGTTTATCAGATGAAGACCGATGAAGCGGTGGTTTACGCATTTGGAATGAATTCTATTGGAGTATCCTACGCGATGACAGAACTCCCAGAAGAGGTATTTAAAGCAAAGGTGCTTGCAGAACTTTATCGTATTCATGTAATGGATCCCGATTATCTGCTTTTCATGCTTGGTAGTAATCTGATTAGTATAATACTGGGACTGTTTGCTATAGTGGTTGGCTGGTTTTATATGACATTTGGTGATAGACGTAAAGGTCTTTTAACGGAGAGTGATTCAATGATGGGCGCACTTCTTTTTGCCTCATCCATTGTATGCTTATCAGCGTGGATGGGAGTTTGTTTCTTATTCATTCGTGGTGGTGTTAGAGCAAATCAGTTTGAAGCGGATAGGTATGTTGCACAATGTGGATATGGAGAGGCATTATGCCTGTATCTTGATAATTGCATGCCTAGAGAATTCAAATTCGGATTAAAGCTACTAGAGATGGGTCATCCTTCTCGCAACCATAGAATTGCGGCTTTGCAGAAATTGGGAGTAGCTTATAAAGCATAG
- a CDS encoding sensor histidine kinase, producing MGVKKKPTLKILFRQFVISLIVMLVAAIIVPFGLEGLAINAGLATRANLSELQVKEIIPTLTIAPDITKVVIPQGCGYLILDKNFNELYSNMDDDEKEIALLYAKGEYIEYATGRQFALVVRENEFCVLRYYIGSQFTVSWLPEYFPSPDTLAFILMAVNSLLVIIILTARFAKNLRTQLTPLFEATAEVSKQNLDFEVGHAKIKEFEDVLASFSDMKDNLKISLERQWKTEQTQKEQIAALAHDLKTPLTVIQGNADLLTETNLDDEQRLYAGYVVESSGQMQSYIQTLIDISRAAVGYQLHIESIDLPAFMQHLFGYMESLCQTKEIRLQMNTVSLPQMLKFDRVLIERAIMNVISNGLDYSPQGGTLYVDVQSNNGFVEISVTDEGTGFSKEALCHAQERFYMGDQSRNSKLHFGMGLYITNSIMEQHNGQLILENSKETGGAKVTMKLPC from the coding sequence ATGGGAGTGAAAAAGAAACCTACATTGAAAATATTATTTCGCCAGTTTGTTATCTCCCTCATTGTTATGCTGGTAGCGGCAATTATTGTCCCTTTTGGTTTGGAGGGACTTGCTATAAATGCTGGATTAGCTACAAGAGCAAATCTAAGTGAATTGCAGGTAAAAGAGATCATTCCAACGCTGACGATTGCCCCGGATATTACAAAGGTTGTGATTCCACAGGGATGCGGCTACTTAATTCTGGACAAGAACTTTAATGAGCTTTACAGCAATATGGACGATGATGAAAAAGAAATTGCCCTGCTGTACGCAAAGGGAGAATATATTGAATATGCTACGGGGAGGCAGTTTGCACTTGTTGTCCGGGAAAACGAATTTTGCGTTTTAAGGTATTATATTGGTTCTCAATTTACAGTGTCATGGCTACCGGAATATTTTCCATCTCCTGACACGCTTGCGTTTATCCTGATGGCTGTAAATTCGCTGCTGGTCATTATCATACTGACCGCCAGATTTGCTAAGAACCTGCGTACACAACTGACCCCGCTTTTTGAAGCAACTGCGGAGGTTTCAAAGCAAAACCTTGATTTTGAAGTAGGACACGCCAAAATCAAAGAGTTTGAAGATGTCCTTGCATCTTTTTCAGATATGAAAGATAATCTGAAAATTTCGTTAGAACGGCAATGGAAAACCGAACAGACACAGAAAGAGCAAATCGCCGCGCTTGCCCATGATTTGAAAACGCCTCTGACGGTTATTCAAGGAAATGCTGATTTACTCACAGAAACAAATCTTGATGATGAGCAACGATTATACGCTGGTTACGTCGTGGAAAGCTCCGGCCAGATGCAGTCATATATTCAAACCCTGATTGATATATCACGGGCGGCGGTTGGTTATCAGCTCCATATTGAAAGTATAGACTTGCCAGCGTTCATGCAGCACTTGTTCGGTTATATGGAATCACTATGCCAGACAAAAGAAATCCGGCTGCAAATGAATACTGTTTCACTCCCTCAAATGCTGAAATTTGATAGGGTGCTGATAGAACGTGCTATTATGAATGTTATCAGTAATGGGCTGGACTACTCCCCGCAAGGCGGAACGCTTTATGTGGATGTTCAGAGTAACAACGGTTTCGTGGAAATTTCAGTCACAGACGAGGGAACGGGGTTTTCTAAAGAGGCATTATGCCACGCACAGGAACGGTTCTATATGGGCGATCAAAGCCGCAATTCAAAGTTACACTTTGGTATGGGTCTATATATTACAAATTCGATTATGGAACAACATAATGGTCAGCTTATTTTAGAAAATTCAAAAGAAACCGGCGGCGCAAAGGTTACTATGAAACTTCCTTGCTGA
- a CDS encoding lantibiotic immunity ABC transporter MutE/EpiE family permease subunit has translation MEMAYIQAENLKHKRTFTKTLIVLAPFVTALMNFFAPLWFQLNSYNWWYILLYPGFLTLTCALIEQRDNGKLKYRAVASLPVSQNKVWKAKIGVAGIYSCVGNFIFLALNLLGGFAILVINEIPLTIGIWQAAAGTACIVIASLWEVPLCLWLSKKVGIFVTVILNAGLGSVLGIFTATTSLWMICPYSWVPHLMISVLGILPNGEPVADQSTAMAFWMIILVLVISLAWFAALSFLTARWFEKKEVG, from the coding sequence ATGGAGATGGCATATATTCAGGCAGAGAACTTAAAGCATAAGAGAACTTTCACAAAAACGCTGATCGTTCTGGCCCCGTTTGTAACTGCGCTTATGAACTTTTTTGCCCCTCTTTGGTTCCAGCTCAATTCTTATAATTGGTGGTATATCCTGCTTTATCCTGGATTCCTTACGCTCACCTGTGCCTTGATTGAACAGCGGGATAATGGCAAACTAAAATATCGTGCCGTTGCTTCATTGCCTGTTTCGCAGAACAAAGTCTGGAAAGCAAAAATTGGAGTGGCCGGTATTTACTCCTGTGTGGGGAATTTCATTTTCCTGGCGCTAAATCTGTTGGGCGGTTTTGCAATATTAGTTATCAACGAAATTCCCCTGACAATCGGAATTTGGCAGGCTGCGGCCGGAACAGCTTGTATTGTCATTGCAAGCCTATGGGAAGTTCCGCTGTGCTTATGGTTATCAAAAAAAGTTGGTATCTTTGTCACGGTTATTCTTAATGCCGGACTTGGAAGCGTTTTAGGGATTTTCACGGCTACAACCTCTTTGTGGATGATCTGCCCGTATAGCTGGGTGCCGCATCTTATGATTTCCGTGTTAGGTATTTTGCCTAATGGTGAGCCGGTTGCAGATCAGAGTACGGCAATGGCATTTTGGATGATTATACTTGTATTGGTCATTTCGCTGGCCTGGTTTGCGGCGCTGTCATTTTTAACTGCAAGATGGTTTGAGAAAAAGGAGGTGGGGTAA
- a CDS encoding TnpV protein, with the protein MKKHIYDEINGLSYTLHGDYYLPDLAVNEDEPTYGKYGILRKQFLKEYRPARYQYLLITGELTAHLNRVDQEAREQVESLMKQMAEKQGVTEQVKMQDQMKWVGLMNGIKACAEEIVLKERVYM; encoded by the coding sequence ATGAAAAAGCACATTTATGATGAAATCAATGGATTAAGCTACACACTGCATGGAGATTATTATCTGCCGGATTTGGCAGTGAATGAGGACGAACCGACCTATGGTAAATATGGAATACTGCGGAAGCAATTCCTGAAAGAGTATAGACCGGCACGATACCAATATTTGTTGATAACGGGGGAATTGACAGCACATTTAAATCGAGTTGATCAGGAAGCTAGGGAACAGGTAGAAAGCCTAATGAAGCAGATGGCAGAAAAACAGGGTGTGACAGAACAAGTGAAAATGCAGGATCAGATGAAATGGGTTGGTTTAATGAATGGCATCAAAGCCTGTGCAGAAGAAATTGTGTTGAAAGAGAGGGTATATATGTGA